The following proteins come from a genomic window of Actinomarinicola tropica:
- the hisH gene encoding imidazole glycerol phosphate synthase subunit HisH encodes MTDRPLVAVLDYEIGNLRSAQKALEHVGADARLTADPALIADAAAVVLPGVGAFGRCMEALHRTGLAEVAVDSAASGRPFLGICVGMQLMYEGSEESPGVPGLGILPGTVRLLPAGVKRPQMQWNVLRPTDPSPLLDGLPDPAWVYFVHSYAAEDGPLTIATCDYGGPVVAAVERDSVAATQFHPEKSGAAGLALLGNFVERVRASVAA; translated from the coding sequence GTGACCGACCGTCCCCTCGTCGCGGTCCTCGACTACGAGATCGGCAACCTGCGCTCGGCCCAGAAGGCGCTCGAGCACGTGGGGGCCGACGCCCGCCTCACCGCCGACCCGGCGTTGATCGCCGATGCTGCGGCGGTCGTCCTGCCCGGTGTCGGCGCGTTCGGGCGGTGCATGGAGGCCCTCCACCGCACGGGCCTGGCCGAGGTCGCGGTGGATTCCGCCGCGTCGGGGCGACCGTTCCTCGGCATCTGCGTGGGCATGCAGCTGATGTACGAGGGCTCGGAGGAGTCGCCGGGCGTCCCGGGTCTCGGCATCCTGCCCGGCACGGTGCGACTGCTCCCGGCGGGCGTCAAGCGCCCGCAGATGCAGTGGAACGTCCTGCGCCCCACGGATCCTTCGCCGCTGCTCGACGGGTTGCCGGACCCCGCCTGGGTCTACTTCGTGCACTCCTACGCCGCCGAGGACGGGCCGCTCACCATCGCCACCTGCGACTACGGCGGCCCGGTCGTCGCGGCCGTCGAGCGCGACAGCGTCGCCGCCACCCAGTTCCACCCGGAGAAGTCCGGCGCTGCGGGGCTCGCCCTCCTCGGCAACTTCGTCGAACGGGTCCGGGCCTCGGTGGCGGCCTGA
- the hisB gene encoding imidazoleglycerol-phosphate dehydratase HisB → MSTAPRSATRRRVTKETEIEISIDLDATAGGVVQVDTKLPFFDHMVSQLGRHGGFDLTVRATGDIEIDSHHTVEDTGILLGEAFAEALGDKAGVRRFASNRVPLDEALIDVALDLSGRPYLHYEIDPPGQKILGDPPFDPQLAEEFWRAFITSAGITLHLELVRGRNTHHIIEASFKGVARSLRDAVKVEVEGGVVPSTKGTL, encoded by the coding sequence ATGAGCACCGCGCCCCGTTCCGCCACCCGTCGCCGGGTCACCAAGGAGACCGAGATCGAGATCTCGATCGACCTCGACGCCACCGCCGGTGGCGTGGTGCAGGTCGACACGAAGCTCCCGTTCTTCGACCACATGGTGAGCCAGCTCGGCCGCCACGGCGGCTTCGACCTCACGGTCCGCGCCACGGGCGACATCGAGATCGACTCGCACCACACGGTCGAGGACACCGGCATCCTCCTCGGCGAGGCCTTCGCCGAGGCGCTCGGCGACAAGGCCGGCGTGCGCCGCTTCGCCTCCAACAGGGTGCCGCTCGACGAGGCGTTGATCGACGTCGCGCTCGACCTGTCCGGCCGGCCCTACCTGCACTACGAGATCGACCCGCCGGGCCAGAAGATCCTCGGCGACCCGCCGTTCGACCCGCAGCTGGCCGAGGAGTTCTGGCGGGCGTTCATCACCTCCGCCGGCATCACGCTCCACCTCGAGCTCGTGCGCGGTCGGAACACCCACCACATCATCGAGGCGTCGTTCAAGGGCGTCGCCCGATCGCTGCGCGACGCGGTGAAGGTCGAGGTCGAGGGCGGCGTCGTCCCGTCCACGAAGGGCACCTTGTGA